In Enoplosus armatus isolate fEnoArm2 chromosome 16, fEnoArm2.hap1, whole genome shotgun sequence, the genomic window TGAGACAACGACAAAGGTAACAAACCCACTGCAACGCAAAATTGTATGCTAACGAAGTTTACTATTTCACCTCTTGTAAACGCATTAGCCTACATAGCAAAACCATGCAACTAAAGCTGCAACAGTTGGAGTCTGCCACAAtgcaaaatgtctttatttgtcGATTATAAGAGCTCTTTGTTGCAAGCTGTGCTAACTTACACTGCTAGCCACGTTAGCCTGTAACAGTGTTAACTCGCTAAATTTCTATTATGTTGTTagtgttttgcatattttctcTATTCCTTGACTGTTCACCTCACTGTATAGCCATCGTCTTGCGTTGCTTTTATCACGTTGTGAGGTTTTTGTATGAATCGCTCAGTTTAGACGGTTTTTAAAGGAAATGGAGATAAACTGTCCTTTTTGTACACTGATAGTTATCCCAGTGAAAGGGGAGGATTTGAAGCAGTTTACTTTAAATGTGTGACATCTAcattccttttttatttaaaggacTATTGTTGGCGGAAAGGCTTTCCTTTGGTTTGTGTAAAAGTCATGAATGGGCTGAATGACTGATGGCGGTACCTGACGTAACAACAGGGAAGATCAGCCATTGGTTGAAGGGTTTATTTTGGAAAGGAGAGGGCGGAAATCAATCACGTAGATGAACTAAACACAGCATATTGGCagttataaatacatttccagaCGTTACTATGCTCGTTTAACTGACTTTTATTGACACAAAATTATTTGGTGCTTGTGTGTGGTGACAGGATATTATGTAATTTAGGTAAGTTAACTTACCTCATTTCATCTCATGAAATCTCCCTACAGAGTATGTTGTCAGTTGTGCTGATttacactgaaaaaacaaatgacatcatgttttgttcagcgatATGTGGCAAACCTTAACCACTAAGATAGTATTAACTGTTTCCTGGGAAATGTGTTCACTGGCAGTATTTTCTCAGTTATTGTTTTGCCAGTCTATAATATGCATAAGAAACCACTCGTTAATTGATAGTATTGTAATGTATAACCAGACGGCTCACAAATAAGAGTTATTTAGAGAGTTGTTCATGGTAGTTGTCCATTGTAATTATGTTAagttttatgaaatgtttcattactACTTGACGAGCCAGTCATAAAGAAAACAGTCGAAATCAGAACTGCAGTAAATGTGTCACTCTTTTACCTGGTATAACGCAGAAAGACACTGCCAGGCCTGGGGTAGCACaagttataaatgttaatacacattttagcACAACGTGGTTCACCTCTAAAGTGCGAGCTTTCATAGATGTATGTTGCACTGTACCTATGAAAGCAGGAGGGTGTACGTacttaatttagatttttggtTTGTGAATGTTTCTAGGTATACCTCTGCATTTCTTCTGATTCATACTCAAAAACACTACAGCTACATTTTTGTGGCTGCTTGAACTGCAATTGCTTTTTTAAAAGGACAGATTAATATTTTCTGACTCGATATTTCttgctttgtgttgtttctctgccAGGAGCCTCCTGAAGGAAATGACTCAGAAACACCAGCAGAGTCGTTAGCTGGACCAAGTCAAGTAAAGGAAGGTATGTCTCATTTATGCAGATTATGCATTAGGGAGATATACATGTTAATGGCTAATGTTAATAAAAATCTGTGCCTTTAAgtacacaaaaaacagaatttTTGTCTGTACTACTTGCAAAAACTCATGGAGGAAAACTTTTCCAGATAATGCAGCCTCcatcacagctgctgttgccAAGAAGACAGAGCCCATGGGTGGTATGCCATCAGTGTTGTCATTTCAGCAGTCGGGGAAGGATGCTTCCAGATCtgtagaggagggagagaagtggTCACCTGCCTCCTCCCCAAACAAACCTTCTGCAGGTAAGACTTGGATCCAGTCAGCTTCCATCAATGTTGCTGAAGCAGTGACTGTTTGAGTTACGTAATTTGATCTGTCTCAAATTTGACAATAAGATGGTTTGATCCTGAAGcataaatgaattaattcaacATATTGAAcatgtttattatatttctgcAGGGCTTTATTTTCCTTGATCCCTCTCAGAGGCTTTGcttgtttcaaaatgaatgtgataCTAATTATTAATAAGCATTTAAAGGATTTTCCAAGCAATTCACAGTAATTTCTTATACCTCCCTCTTACAGGACACGCAGCAAAGTCCCTTCCATCACTTTCTTCCACTTCGTTGTCTACCTCTCCTTCCTCGTCTTCAGCGTTGTCCCCTGGCCGTGCAAAGATGAGTGTTTCTGGACCTGGTAGCAGTAAATCCGTCCCGGCCccttcaccttcctcctcctcctcttcctcctcctcctcttcctcctctgccacaGCTTCCTCATCTCCTTCTGTGTCCCCTGCCCCACCCAAGATCCATCGGGCCCGCAAGACCATGAACAGGCCTCCAGCAGGACAGGTGAGTCTACATCATCTCCAGCAAGTAGTTAGCACCTCCATTTGATGAGTAAAATCAAATGTGTTCCTCTGTTTTGATTCTGTACCAGCAGTCGGTATAGGACATCGCACCGGCCCAGTCATTCTTCAACTTccataaataaagtatttctgattctgaactgtTACTGTTACTCAGTCTTCAAAGTGTgttgtgaaatgttaaaatgtgaagaaatctCCCAgccactgacaacacacactaTATAGTATACCGTATTTTGTTGCAATGACCATTTGAGTCACTGACTTTTGTTTCACAGATGAGTCACATTGAGACACCTGTTGCACCTGTGACGCCTTCAGGATCCTCTGCCTGCCTTTCCTCAGACTCTGAAACAGGTTAGTGGCTGTAgagtgaaactaaactaaataacgttgtgtaaaaataatcaaattgcTAAGACTATGAATATGCTAGAGTGCCTTGTTTCAGTTAAAACTCACTCTGTCGTGGTTTATTCTGCAATAGTtgtgaaaaggagaaaactgGGTCATTTATCTAACAGCACATCAGAGAAGTCTGACAAGGTTCTAGACAACGCTCAGGTAAGATTCTTTTTTGCAGGTATATAATTTACTAATCAAATTACATCAGTTGTTGATGTTGTCTGTGGCCAATGTCTTTTCTGATTTCTTTCAAAACTTAGGAAGAAACGTTATTCCATAAAAAGGTGGAGCCTGTTACCAAGACTGCACCAGAGAAGAGCAACAGCACTTTGGTGAAGTCAGAGGAGGAAGTAGCCGAGAAAATTAAGGTTTCCAGTCCGTCCACGCAAGATTCAGAAAAGGTGTGAGGCTCATATGTATTTATTGTCCATTTAAAGTGATCACgcattgtcaacaaatgcacatATTATTGAGCATGCTATAGCATGTGAATGTGCTGCATGattttgataaaaactgaatgaTGATAATTTTTCTATTGTAAACTTGtattccttttttgtttcttttgtagtTAGAGGATGGGGCAGAAGCAAGGCAGCACACTAAAGACATAGAGGGGTCAGTGAACATGTCAGATCATGTGAGTGATTCTATCTTTCTTACTACTTTGATAATTACTTTCTTATGTACTTATAGCGACACTAATCTCTTACTTTGTCTTATAACTCTTCACACACTACACACCTGTAGGTGTCACTCTAGCCAACTAGCCTATTAGCCTAGAAATACCAACCCACAATTATCTTATCTTCACTTGCTTGAAAATACAGGTTGTATAAAAGATGATTGACATTCTTGCAATTACCGAcattgaaaaacataaaaatgttttaagtcTTCATTGTCAGTTCCTGACATGACAtgcattttgctcaaagcaGCAGTCATGAAGTTGTAGTTGGGTCATATTTATGTACTTGGAGGGTGAAGATGGTGTTGACACAGATGATAACCCTCTAGAATACAGAGGTAGATGCAACACAATGCGCACTGTAAAGATTGCAGGTTACTAATTCATgtttaaaggtgccctgtggagtttgttaacaaagttatgtttacattcagtgtcaaTCACCAAATGACTTGTGTGTAATGGACAAGTTAAGTGGATGTTCCAcctcaataaaacatttgcaaagctgattgtttgtattttaagtcatgctttgtttacatttatgtttgctagcttgcagtgttcttctttttctttcctttcttaaGCGCATTCCTACACTTCTTggttaccgccaccaactgcaGAATAGCGTGAATACAGTGGCAGGAATGTTTCTTGAAGTTTTAATCGATATTTAATTCAGTCAAAAAATAAATCGTCCAGAATTGTAACCTTTTTTCTACCCTTCACAgatgtcacttttatttattcagacagAATTTCTCTCTTGCAGAATTCAGAGTCTGAGAGAGCTGTCCAGAGCAGAAATGAGAGCGAGGAGTCTTCATGGCCGCGGTCCGAtcaggacaaagagagaaacgCAGCTGATGTGGTGGAGACAGTCGGAGGTGGGTGACACCAGACTGATCTCCCATAACGATTAACAACATTGAATCATGTTAGATGTAGTTAGAATTTTtttgatcaacagaaaagtcTCTTTAATGGCAAGGCAAAAACAAATCTccagaaacaaatcaaaattaagtaaaatgtaaaatacattgtgCAAGTGGTGACCTAAATCATCACTGGTGCAGCCAATTGAGGTCAAAAAGTGGCGAGTCACATAACAAGCTGAATGAAGATCACCTGTGTCTAATCAAGAGGTGACAAGTGACTTAAGCTTAAATCCTCCTCTTGTCTGGAAACACCACCACTGCTTTGCTAATTTCctgccccccaaaaaaaggcatgaagaaaaagaaacactccAAACAAGTTCATTACAAGATTATTGAAAAGTACCAATCAGGGGTAGGATATAAGAAAATTTCCAAGGCGCTGAATATCTCTCGGAGCACAGTTAGGACAATCGTCAAAAAATGGAAAGAATATGGTACAGCTCTAAATCTGCCAAGAGCAGACTGTCGTCCAAAAGTGGGTGCAAAAAAGGCAGTCGTGAGGGAGACCACCTCAAGGTCTGCGGGAACTCTGGAGGACATGGAGAGTTGGAGAATCGAGAATTTGTGGAAGGACAGGGAAACTGTTGTTCACTCAAAGTCTCCGTGCAACACGATTTGCAAAGAAGAACGGGGACAAAATGTAGTGTCCAGATATGCAAAGATGATCCAGACCTGTCCACAAATACTGAAgactgtaattgctgccaaaggtaCTGCTACTAAATTTTGATTTGAAGAAGGTgatttcttttatcttttctgttgatcagtgaCAAAAAGCCTGaatttgattcagtgttgtaaaacattaaaaggtATAAGAGGAGTGAATTCTTTGCATTTTGTAGAAGTTATATCTAAACATTTGTATCTCATGAAACTGCTTCATTTTCGAGCATGTATCTCTCATGTCCAGTGCTTAAAGTTTGTCGTTTGTCCTCAGCAGGAAGGCCCACTGAGTACACTGAGGTTCCCTTGGGTGCTCTGGACATCGCCGCTGCTGATAGTCTGACACTTTCGCCTCATCATGGTAGGGTTATGATAGATACATGTCACTGATCTGAATTGGTTGAAAATGTGAAGCTTAACTGTCCTTCCCTTATCCTTTTCTCCATGATCATGCAAAACCAGTTTGCCATTGATGCATGGAAAATTACTTAAAGGATTAATTGACTATAAAAACAAGTTGCAGATTAGTTTTAAACTAACTCCATAAACAATCAAATCTCTCTCTCCGCTCTACAGAAGGAAGTGATGCAGGAGACACAGAGCGGCTGGAGGAGCTTcctctgtgcagctgcaggatGGAGGCTCCTCGAGTCGACAGCACCAGCCACCGCGTCAGCAGACAGTGTATGGCCACCGAGAGCGTCAATGGAGAGGTTTGTCTCTGCCTTGgcttttcattgtgtttgcGTTGACTCTGCAGGTACATGTGGCCATTTGAAATAAGCCCCATCATGTGCAATAGTAATGGGTATTCAAAATGGTGAAGATTTAGCTTTGTATTGTCGATAATTGTAATGTCTGTGTCGGGTTAATAGAATTGCTGATCAAAAGATTTAAGAGCGAGGTCTACTTATAGCACAGTAATATCATTTCACTGACCAGATATGATTAAGTTTTCCGCGTCAACTGTGtcatcctctctcctgctctgtcagCTGAGGGCTTGTACCAATCGGACTATAAAAGGGGAGACCATGCGGCCGTCCAGTCGAGTGTCCCTCATGGTGCTCTGTGATGTCCATCGCTCACACATGGTCAAGCACCACTGCTGTCCTGGGTGTGGATACTTCTGCATAGCGGTGAGGGTTTAAACCACCCACTGCcatcattaaaaatacattcagtgtatttaatgttgtttacttGTGAAACTGGGACATTGTTCAAGAACTGTTTCCCAATGCTGTAGATGCTACAGGGCTATATAAGTTATAATAAAATCatacctttttttctcctttctcttcctgtatATCCtatcttcttttcctctttcagggTACGTTTCTTGAGTGTTGCCCAGACCAGCGCATCGCTCACCGCTTCCACCGAGGCTGTGTGACGGTGCTGGGCGGCGGGCGCAGCAGATCAAATGGCGGCGGTATGCTTTTCTGTCCCCACTGCGGCGAAGATGCCTCCGAGGCCCAGGAGGTCACCATCCCCTCCTTCAGCTCGGCCACAGCGTCCGCGACCACCGTCGTCACCATGTcggcctcctccaccaccaccccgtCTCTGCCGCCGTCCGTCCCCACGGCACCCTCCCTCACAGCCTCAACAGGAGGGATGAAGGACGGGAAGATGCCTGAAAGACCCGTCAGGTAAGACTGGATGACGTGTGAGAGAATTATTGACTCCTTTTTTAAACTATATGAAATGTCTTTCTTACCTGTGCTCTACTTCACTGCTTCTTCAGTGCACGTATGCGTAGTCATGGCTTGGTAACGCTGGCGATGGAGCAGCAGCCCCCGCAGCCTGTAGCCTCTGCAGCAACTGTGGCTGCCGTCCCCCCAGCAGAGGAGGGAGTGGACAGCGTGGGGCCTTCTCTCTGTATGCCAAATGGGAAACCCATCAGCCCCAGCGCACTTCCACCGGGGCCCAGCAGGGCAGCTCTGCAGAAGGCCATTCTCACACAGGACACCGAGAGGTTTGAGTTTGGATTTAGATTTGACTAATTTCAGTCACAGTAGGTTAAAGGATTGAACACTGGACTACAAACAATAATTGTGAGATGTTGCCgtattttctaaatatttcttttggatctttttatgtaatgttttgtttaaaaattaGCTTTCACTGCAAAGTCTGTTTTCTTACAGTATCgtagttttgttttaaagtaCACTTTACTCTTTATGAAGATGTGTTTGTGCTAACAGTTCTTACTGACAGTGAAATTCTCTAAGCAAGACAATATTTCcagttttgtttgctttagCTCTTCCAAtggaaattacatttctttcaatGGACAAAAGGACATCAGATAAGTTTAGACCAAATTgatgattgttgttgtttgatttgtCAGAAAGAAGAAACTGAGGTTTCACCCCCGACAGCTTTACCCTGCTGCCAAGCAAGGAGAGGTGCAGAGAGTTCTGCTCATGCTGAGTGAGTTATGACCAAGTGTTGTCAGCTTCATGATGGATCTTGTACATATTTGTGtaataaaactgtgtgtgtgtcacagtggaGGGCATAGATCCAACATACCAGCCTGACTCTCAGAACAGGCGCTCTGCTCTAcatgctgcagctcagagaggTCTGCTGGAAGTCTGCTACATGCTCGTACAGGTGAGAAATTGAGTGCATTATTAGCATCTATCTTGTTGGTTTCTTTTGTGTCCTTAGTACACATTCTGTCTACGTAGGTATAATtgatatttatataataaatgatgatggaaaacaatgtgaaatggGTCGCTTATAGTGATGACCCTCCAGAGAAAACCTCGGCTTCATGAAACTTTTATTGCGAGCGAAAGAGTTaaaatttgatttgtatttgcCAGGTGACCATAAACATGACTCAgaattaatgataatgttgctacGTTTGCTAACAAGTACAtaaacttaaaaggtgatatgtCAGAGTTGTTCTTTCTGctgtccccaagtggccaaaaagctGGTATTACAGGTTCTTctttaaaatgagaataaacAGCAAAAAGTGTGCAACAAAAGATAGAAGTGGCTCTAAAACCCTTGCACTGAGGGTCACTGCTGACATTATTTAAAGCAAAATGCAACTTAAAACACAAAGCTCGttattctgtgtatttattttggcTATGAAACTCTTTTCTTCCCTTGTGCCGTGGAATTAAGGATTATATTTGCTTGTATCCTGACAGGCCGGTGCTCAAGTGGATGCCCAGGACAAAGACCGGAGAACCCCTCTGTTGGAAGCAATCATCAACAATCACATTGAGGTGGCCCGCTACCTGATCCAGAACGGCGGTTGTGTCTATCATGTCGTGAGTGTCTGTTGCTGCctaaaatacataatacataaatGTGAACTTTCAGCGGTTTAGttggatttctgtctttgtttatgtcCTTGTTCTTCAGGAGGAGGATGGATATACTGGCCTCCACCACGCAGCCAAGTTGGGAAACCTGGAAATTGTCAAAATGCTTCTGGAAACGGGGCAGGTTGACGTAAACGCACAGGTaaaggaaggaggaaatgtCAGTATTTAAAGCCGTCAAATAACCCTTTGTCTATTATTATTGCCAGTTTATTTCCAATGTGTAAATTATTTGCGTTTCACTGATGGGGTTTTGTTTGCTTCCTGCTGGTTTCAGGACAGCGGTGGCTGGACGCCGATCATCTGGgctgcagaacacaaacacGTAGAGGTGATAAAAGCGCTGCTGAACAGAGGAGCTGATGTCACCATTAGTGATAAAGTAAGTTTCTACTAGCCAACACTGAGGTTTGTAGAATGCGTTGcatgataaatgtgtgtgtgttaatcagactgaattgcttcatttttacttgaatcaatgaaaaagaaatattttgtgggaagtgcaatgcaaaacaccacagcacacctagcaattattttcattattgattaatctactCGTTactttcttgattaatcatttggtctgtaGATTGTCAGGGTTACAGAGATAAAATTGCAGAATGGATGTAGTTGCATGAAAATATTTCAGGTTATTACTTTAAACAGTCCTCTCTTCCCCTTCAGGAGCTGAACGTGTGTCTCCACTGGGCGGCGTATGCAGGGAATGTGGACATAGCAGAGCTGGTGTTGAACTCTGGCTGCTCCCTCGCCTCAGTTAACATGCACGGAGACACGCCGCTCCACATTGCCGCCAGAGAGGGCTACTTGGAGTGTGTTACGTGAGTCATTGTCAATCACAAGCTGTAGCGTCATTTTAATGTCACTCACACATGAGTCACATGTGTCTTTTGCTTTAACTTGAACCCACAGTACCTAGCCACCACTTACCCACTGGTGTAA contains:
- the ehmt2 gene encoding histone-lysine N-methyltransferase EHMT2, translating into MSASETTTKEPPEGNDSETPAESLAGPSQVKEDNAASITAAVAKKTEPMGGMPSVLSFQQSGKDASRSVEEGEKWSPASSPNKPSAGHAAKSLPSLSSTSLSTSPSSSSALSPGRAKMSVSGPGSSKSVPAPSPSSSSSSSSSSSSSATASSSPSVSPAPPKIHRARKTMNRPPAGQMSHIETPVAPVTPSGSSACLSSDSETVVKRRKLGHLSNSTSEKSDKVLDNAQEETLFHKKVEPVTKTAPEKSNSTLVKSEEEVAEKIKVSSPSTQDSEKLEDGAEARQHTKDIEGSVNMSDHVTANSESERAVQSRNESEESSWPRSDQDKERNAADVVETVGGRPTEYTEVPLGALDIAAADSLTLSPHHEGSDAGDTERLEELPLCSCRMEAPRVDSTSHRVSRQCMATESVNGELRACTNRTIKGETMRPSSRVSLMVLCDVHRSHMVKHHCCPGCGYFCIAGTFLECCPDQRIAHRFHRGCVTVLGGGRSRSNGGGMLFCPHCGEDASEAQEVTIPSFSSATASATTVVTMSASSTTTPSLPPSVPTAPSLTASTGGMKDGKMPERPVSARMRSHGLVTLAMEQQPPQPVASAATVAAVPPAEEGVDSVGPSLCMPNGKPISPSALPPGPSRAALQKAILTQDTERKKKLRFHPRQLYPAAKQGEVQRVLLMLMEGIDPTYQPDSQNRRSALHAAAQRGLLEVCYMLVQAGAQVDAQDKDRRTPLLEAIINNHIEVARYLIQNGGCVYHVEEDGYTGLHHAAKLGNLEIVKMLLETGQVDVNAQDSGGWTPIIWAAEHKHVEVIKALLNRGADVTISDKELNVCLHWAAYAGNVDIAELVLNSGCSLASVNMHGDTPLHIAAREGYLECVTLFLSRGADIDVMNREGDTPLTLARADTPVWVALQINRKLRRGITNRMLRTERIICSDIAQGYENVPIPCVNAVDDEGCPSDYKYVSENCETSAMNIDRNITHLQHCSCTDDCSSSNCLCGQLSIRCWYDKDQRLLQEFNKIEPPLIFECNMACSCYRTCKNRVVQAGIKVRLQLYRTEKMGWGVRALQDIPQGSFICEYVGELISDAEADVREDDSYLFDLDNKDGEVYCIDARYYGNISRFINHLCDPNLIPVRVFMLHQDLRFPRIAFFSSRDILSGQELGFDYGDRFWDIKSKYFTCQCGSEKCKHSAEAIALEQSRLARLEACPESGADCGMTMLGNS